In a genomic window of Candidatus Methylacidiphilales bacterium:
- a CDS encoding molybdopterin-dependent oxidoreductase, with product MINKSEMGQGVYTALPMLIAEELECDWKQVRLEAAPVDPAYNHTEWVILQGTGGSSSVRSEWDRLRQAGATAREMLISAAADLWKTEKSLCRAENGKIIHQNGKSVTFGELAARAATLPVPENVALKNSSQFKVIGKPIKRLDTPEKTTGQAVFGMDVRIPGMLTALVARSPVFRGTIISFKDDQTRAVPGVRDVLQVPSGVAVVAEDFWSAKNGRDLLDIKWNEGDAADLSTDKLREMYKKLANTPGSAARAQGDIQKAFAGAARLLTAEYEVPYLAHAMMEPLNCVVDFRNDHCEIWTGTQAQTLDREAAADVLGLKPGQVALHTTLLGGGFGRRANPQSDFVTEAAHVAKILKKPVMVVWTREDDIRGGYYRPMWNDKIAAALDEKNNLVGWRHTIVGQSVFEGSAYELMIENDIDPSSVEGAEDIPYDIPNILVDVHSPKISVPVQWWRSVGHSHTAFVVESFIDEVAHATQKDPFEFRRALLGGHPRHKHVLELA from the coding sequence ATGATCAATAAGTCCGAGATGGGGCAAGGCGTCTACACGGCACTGCCGATGCTCATTGCCGAAGAACTTGAATGTGACTGGAAACAAGTGCGGCTGGAGGCCGCGCCGGTTGATCCGGCGTATAATCACACCGAATGGGTCATCCTGCAGGGTACAGGCGGATCGTCGAGTGTTCGCAGCGAGTGGGATCGTTTGCGACAGGCCGGCGCAACTGCCCGCGAAATGCTGATTTCCGCGGCAGCCGATCTCTGGAAGACTGAAAAATCATTATGCCGGGCGGAAAACGGAAAGATCATCCACCAAAACGGTAAATCCGTTACGTTTGGCGAATTGGCCGCGAGGGCTGCAACGTTGCCTGTTCCGGAAAATGTTGCTCTCAAGAATTCTTCACAATTCAAAGTCATCGGCAAGCCGATTAAAAGACTCGACACTCCCGAAAAGACCACCGGACAGGCTGTTTTTGGAATGGATGTTCGCATCCCGGGTATGCTGACGGCTCTTGTCGCGCGTTCCCCTGTTTTTCGAGGGACGATCATCAGCTTCAAAGATGACCAAACGAGGGCCGTTCCCGGTGTTCGGGATGTGCTTCAAGTGCCATCGGGAGTCGCCGTTGTGGCGGAAGATTTCTGGTCGGCAAAAAATGGCCGCGACCTTCTCGACATTAAATGGAATGAAGGCGATGCCGCTGATCTCTCCACGGACAAACTCCGCGAGATGTACAAAAAACTGGCCAACACGCCCGGAAGCGCTGCTCGAGCCCAAGGCGACATCCAAAAAGCTTTTGCCGGCGCAGCCCGGCTGCTTACCGCCGAGTATGAAGTTCCCTATCTTGCGCATGCCATGATGGAGCCGTTGAACTGTGTTGTCGACTTTCGCAATGATCATTGTGAAATATGGACAGGCACACAAGCTCAGACATTGGATCGGGAGGCTGCAGCAGACGTGCTCGGGCTGAAACCCGGGCAGGTTGCGCTGCACACAACATTGCTCGGAGGAGGTTTCGGCAGACGGGCCAATCCGCAATCGGATTTTGTCACGGAGGCGGCGCACGTCGCCAAAATACTGAAAAAACCGGTCATGGTCGTCTGGACAAGGGAAGATGATATTCGGGGCGGCTATTACCGACCGATGTGGAACGATAAGATAGCGGCTGCGCTGGACGAAAAGAACAATCTTGTCGGCTGGCGGCACACGATTGTCGGGCAATCGGTTTTCGAGGGCAGCGCCTACGAGCTGATGATTGAAAACGACATCGATCCGTCATCCGTGGAAGGAGCCGAGGACATCCCGTATGACATCCCCAATATTCTTGTCGATGTCCACAGTCCGAAAATCAGTGTTCCCGTGCAGTGGTGGCGTTCAGTCGGCCACTCGCACACGGCGTTTGTCGTGGAAAGTTTTATCGATGAAGTTGCTCATGCAACTCAGAAAGATCCTTTTGAATTCCGGCGGGCGCTTCTTGGCGGACATCCCCGGCATAAACATGTGCTGGAATTAGCGG